The genomic DNA TCATGGGCCGCATGGAGCGGTTCCGGCGTGGTCTCCCACGGGAACGTGCCCCCGGCGGAGACCAGCTGCAGCACCAGCAGAATGAGCACCACCATCTTCCCCGGGGTGCCTAAGAACGCCACGATCCCTTGGATGAGGGCCGTGAAGGCGCAGGAGGAGCCGAGCAGCAGCGCCCACGTCAACCACGGGTGGGCGGCCTGCAGCCCCAGCCCGAACACCACCACGGCGTAGAGGACGGTGGCCTGCAGCAGGGAGATTACGAGGAACGGTAACCAACCGCCGATGGCGATCTTCCAGTTGGCCGCGTTGGAGGCCAACGCCCGGCGGGTGATGGGGCGCATGAGCTGGACCAGCATGAAGGCGCCGATCCAGACGGCGAGCGCGAGGAAGAAGGGGGCCAGCTGGTGCCCGTAGTTGGTGGCGGCGGTTTGGCTGGTGGTGCTGATGGAGACGGGATCGCCGATGACGGTGGAGACGCGCTCCTTCTCCGCCGCGTCCGGGTTGGGCACCTCCCCCGCGCCGTCGCCGAGGCGCTGCGCCAGCTCGGCCGCGCCGTCGTCCGTTTGGTGCGCCCCGTCCGCGAGCGTGCCCGCGCCGGCCGCGAGCTCTTGGGCGCCGCCCGAGAGCTCGTCCGCTCCCGCGGCGAGCTGCCCGGCGCCGTCGTCCAACTGCTCCGCGCCGTCCACCGCGGCACGCTGGCCGTCGGTCAGCGTCGAGGCGCCGGTGGCGAGCTGAGCAGCCCCGTCGGCGACCTGAGCGCCGCCGTTTGCGGCCGAGGTGATGCCCTCCTTCAGCGCCGGGACGGAGTCGGCGAGCTGCCGCGTACCGTCCGCCACCTGCCGCGAGCCGTCGGCGAGCCGGGCCACGTCCTGCCGGGCGGCGTCCAGGTCCGCCCGGGTCTGCTCGATCTGGTGCGCGGCCGACGAGTCCGCCGCCTGCTCCTCCAGCGCGTCGGCCAGCTGCTCGCGCTGCTCCGCGGTGATCACGCCGCGGTCCACGAGGTCCTGCGCGGCGGCGTCGACGCGCGCCGTGGCGTCCTGTTCCACCTCCTCGACGGCGTCGGCCGCGGCCTGGACCTTGGCGTTGAGCTGCTCGTTGCCGTCCGCGACCTGCGCGGCGCCGTCGGCGAGCTGCTCCGCCTGCGCGGGGAGCTCGGCGGTGCGGTCCTGCAGGGTGGTGAGTCCCGTGGAGAGTTCGGTGGCGCCGGCGGTCAGGTCCTCGGCGCCCGTGGAGAGCCGATCCGCGCCGTCGAGCAGTTGTTCTTGCCCGGCCACGAGGTCCGTCGTGCCGCCGGCCAGCGTGTGGGCGCCGGTAGCCAGCTCGGCCGCGCCGTCGGTCACCTGCCCGGCCCCGCCGGCGAGGTCATCGGCCCCGTCCGCCACGCGGCTGGTTCCCCCGTGCAGCTCGCCCGCGCCATCGGACGCCTGCGTCAGCTGCGTGTGGATGCGGCCGAATCCGGTGAGGAACTGGTTCGCCGTCTCTTGGCCGACCTGGGCGGCCACCGAATTGTGGACCTCCCCCGCGAGCTTGTCGGCGATGGTGCCGACCATCGCATTATTGGCATCGTTGGTGGTCAGCTCCAGGATGGCCTGTTCGGCGGCGTCGAAATCTTCCGGGGAGGCGAGGGACGCGGAGAAGTCCTCGGGAATGGTCAAAGCGAAGGCGTAGTCCCCGGCGGCCACGCCGTCCTCCGCCGCTTGCCGCGAGTCCACGACGACCCAGCCGAACGTGCCGTCCTGCAGCAGCGACTCGGTGACGTCGTCGCCCACCTCGAGCCGCTCGGCCTCGCCGCCCTCCTCGGCACTCTGCTCCGCTCCCGCGTCGAGGTTCACCAGCGCGGCCTTGACGTTGTTGAGGTGGCCGTAGGGATCCCAGTTGGCGTAGAGGTACAGCGCCCCGTACAGCAGGGGCACCAGCGTCAGGGCCACGATTGCGATCTTCGCCAACCGGCCGTTGGTCATGCGGAGCAGTTCGGAGCGGGCCAGTTGCAACGCGGTCATGCCGCCGCCTCCGCCCGGGGGTTCAGGCTCAGGTTGTCCGTTTCGGCGACGGCCGTGCGGCCGGAAAACTCCTCAGGAATACGCTGCACGACGGCGACGACGGCCGGGTGCCGCCGGCCGCCGGCGACGTCGGCCAGGATGCGCAGCCACGCCGCGTCGGGCAGGCCGTGGCGGTCCGGGGAATCAAAGACGAGCACCCGCACCGCGGAGTCCTGCAGGCTCAGGGACGCCAGAAGGTGTAGCCGATCCTCAGCCGCGAGGGCGTCCACCCAGGCGCGGGAGAGGTGTTCGAGGCGGTGCGCGCGAAGCCACCGGTCAGCGGAGACCGTTCGCCAGAAGGGCCCGGGTTGGAGCGCCAGATCCTCCGCCACGAGGTCCTTGACGCGCAGATGCTGCTCCGGCTCGTTGATCTGCGGGGAATCCACCAGCGCGCTGACCCGGCGCACCGCGCGGGGACCGGCCTCGGCTTCCCACGCAATGGTCCCGGCGTCCGGCTTCATGCGGGCGCTCAGGCCGAGCGCGAGGGCGGTCCGGGCGTCTTGAGTCCCGGCGGAAACCACCGTCAGCTCCGCCGCGGGAGCGGTCAGGGACGTCGGGCGCAGCAACGGCGCGTGGTGGCCGTGGAACGACAGGGAGTCAGCGAGAAGCACACCCACAGGTTATTCAAACTGACCGGTCAGTTCAATTAGTGGTGGCTGTGACGTTGCAGACCCTGAGACGTGACGCAGGGCGCCGACTCCCCCTCGTCGGGGTCAGCCGGCGCCCTGTGCGTATCGTCGCCCGCGGCTCGCCCTCTAGCCGCGGATGAGGTCAGCGCAGCGTTCGCCGATCATCATGGTGGTGATGTTCGGGTTCACGGTGACCAACTCCGGCATCACGGAAGCGTCAGCCACGCGCAAGCCCTTGACACCCTTGACGCGCAGCTCAGGGTCGAGCGGCGACATGGCGTCGTCAGCTGCGCCCATCCGGACCGTGCCAGCTGGGTGGTACACGGTGTTGTGGGTGCGCTTGATGTACTCCTGGATCTGCTCGTCCGTCTGTGCGTCGTGACCCGGGTAGAGCTCTTCACCGGCCCAAGCGGCCATCGGCTCTTGGGCGACGATCTCACGGGCCTTCCGGATGCCGGCGACCATGACGCGCATGTCATGCCCCTCGGGATCCGTGAAGTAGCGCGGGTCCACCATCGGCTTGTCCCGGAAGTCGCGGGACCGCAGGCGCACGGTGCCCCGGGACTTGGCGTGCGTGACGTTTGGCGTGAGGCAGAACCCGTTCTCCGTGGTCGGGTAGCCCTGACGCAGCGTGTGCATGTCGAACGGCACCGATCCGTAGTGCATCATCAGGTCCGGACGATCCAGCCCGTCCTGTGTCGGCGTAAAGATCCCGATCTCCCACCACTGCGTGGAATCCTCCACCATGGGCTGCTTGGCTTCCCACTGGATGACGCCCTCCGGATGGTCCTGCAGGTGCTCGCCCACGCCCGGGGAATCCACGCGGACCTCGATCCCATGCTCGCGCAAGTGCTGGGCCGGCCCAATCCCGGACAGCATAAGCAGTTTCGGCGAGTCGATCGCCCCGGCGGAGACGATGACCTCCCGCCGGGCCGTCAATTCGTGGGTGCGAGCGAAGGCATTGTCGACGACAGAAACACCGGTGCACGTCTCGCCGTCGAACAGCAACTCCTTGGCGCGCAACCCCGTGAGCAGGTGGAAGTTGTCCCGCTCCATGATGGGGTGAATATAGGAGACCGAGCTCGAGGAGCGCGTGCCATCGGCTTTCCGATTGATCTGGAAAAAGTTGGCACCGTTGATCACGGTCTCGTCGTTGTTGAACTTCGCCCGCGGGATGCCGGCCTGCTCGGCCGCATCCAACAGCGCCACACCGCACGGATCGTTCGCCGGGACGTTCATCAGGTGGACGGGTCCGGAATCGCCGTGGTGCGGCGCGTCCGGACCGGCGTCCTCGTTGGTCTCCAAGCGCTTGAGCAATGGGTACAGCGTCTCCGCGTTCCAGCCGGTGGCCCCGAACTTGGCCTCCCACTCGTTCAGGTCCTCACGCGGGGCCCAAAAAGCGATGCAGGAGTTGTGGCTCGAGCAGCCGCCCATCACCCGCGCGCGGGCGTGACGCATGAACGAGTTGCCATTCTCCTGCGGCTCGATGGGGTAATCCCAGTCGTACCCGGACTCCAGCAGCTCCATCCAGCGGTTCAATTGAAGGATTTCAGGCAGCTCACGGTCATCCGGACCCGCCTCGACGAGGGCCACCTCGACTGAGGGGTCCTCACTCAAGCGCGCCGCAACGGCTGCCCCAGCGGACCCACCACCGACCACGACGTAGTCGAACTCAGACTTGTTCATCTCACTCATCGTCTCTTCCTTACTTCTGATGGTCGGCAAACCAGCCGGTCACCGCCGGCGCAGTGTTCTGGTAAATGTGCTTGGCCTCCTGGTACTCGGACAGGCCCATCGGACCCAACTCCCTGCCCACACCAGACTGGCCGAATCCGCCCCACTCCGCCTGCGGCAGGTACGGGTGGAAGTCGTTGATCCAGATGGTGCCGTGGCGTAGTCGTCCGGCCACCCGTTGCGCGCGGCCCGCATCCTGCGTCCAGACGGCGCCAGCGAGACCGTAGTTGGTGTCGTTCGCGATCGCCACGGCCTCGTCCTCGTCGGTGAACGTTTCCACGGTCACGGTCGGACCGAAGGCTTCGTCCCTCACGACGGACATGCCGCGCTGTACCTGATCGATCACGGTCGGCAGGTAGTAGACGCCCCGGGACAGGCCCTCGCCGTCCTCATCCGTGGCAAAGCGGCCGCCGCAGCGCACGCGGGCGCCCTCGGCAATGCCGGCCTGAACGTAGGCGTGCACCTTGTCCCGGTGTGCCCCGGAGATCAGCGGTCCGGTCTCGGCCGCATCGTCGTACGGACCACCAATGCGAATCTGCTCCGCCCGACGCACGAGCTCGTTCACGAAGCGCTCCGCGATGGACTCTTCCACCACCAAGCGCGCGCCGGCCGAGCACACCTGGCCGGAGTGCACGAAGGCGGCGTTGAGCGCGTTGTCCACCGCGGCATCGAAGTCGGCGTCCGCGAAGACGACGTTCGGATTCTTGCCACCCAGTTCCAAGGCGACCTTCTTGACCGTCCCGGCCGCCGCCGCGGCAATGACCTTGCCCGTAGCAAGGCCACCGGTGAAGGAGACGAGGTCGACGTCGTCGTGCTCAGACAACGGTGCGCCGGCCTCCGGGCCGGTGCCCGTCACCAGATTGGCGACGCCGGCCGGCAGCCCAAGCTCCGCGAAGACGTCCATCATCAAGATGGACGTGGACGGCGTCAGCTCGGACGGCTTCAGGACAAACGAGCATCCGGCGGCGATGGCCGGGGCCATCTTCCACGCGGCCTGCAGCAGCGGGTAGTTCCACGGCGTGATCATGCCGCACACACCCACGGGCTCGTAGACGATCCGGCTCACCACGGAGGGGTCCCCGGCATCGACCACGCGGCCGGACTGCTGGCCGGCCAGGCGGCCGAAGTACTCAAAGCAGGCCGCGATGTCATCCATATCAATCTGCGATTCGACGAAGCGCTTGCCGGTATCGCCGGATTCCGCGCGGGCAAACTCATCCTGGCGCTCTCGCAGGCGCTCGGCGACCTTGAGCAGGAAGGACCCGCGCTCGGGAGCGGGGACAGCAGCCCACACGCCGGCGTCGAAGGCCGTCCGTGCCGCGGCAATGGCGCGCTCGGTGTCCTCACGCGAGGCCTCAGAAACGACGGCGTAGTCGCTCCCGTCGGCCGGGCAGGTAATGGTGCGGGTGGCCCCGGAGGCCGCGGGCACCCACTGACCGTTGATGTACAGGGTGGCGGTGTTGGCCATGGCCTTCAACCTTCCTTTGTCGGTGTGGAGTCGTCATCTTCGTGACCGGACCAACCGGTGATGTTGGCCTGATCGGTGACCGCGCTGGCTGGCAGCGCGCCCGTGGAGGTGTGCAAGAACTCCAGATGAATCTCGTAGTGGTCCAGCACATCGGCGATGATCTGCTCGTGGCTCAGCCCCGAGAGGTCATAGCCATAACTGCCCTCGAGCGAGAAGACCTCGAGCCGGTAGTAGCGGTCATTGGAACTGGTAGCCCGGGCGTAGGACGGCGTCTCGTGTTGCACCGGATAGACCTGATACTTGAAGTCACGCTCCCCGTCGAAGCGGACGAACAAATCCACGGTGTCGATCCCGTACCCGTCGAGACGCTGCGTGTTGAGCGTGGCCGTGACTCCCTGACGTTCCAGCTCAGTGCGGACCTCCTCGAGCGCCGGGCTCACGGTCTCTGTCATAAAGCGTTGCGTGGCACGGGCGCTCGGGTAATTCATGGCTCGGGAAAGCCGCTGGCGCCACCCGCGGCGCTGCTCACCGGCCGCGTTGGCACGTGAGGAGAGGACGGATGGGAGCCCCTGCTGGTAGGAGTCGGCGAGTGCGGACTCCACTCGGAGCGCCTTGTACAGCCCCAACATGATGAAGACCAGCACGATGGAGAACGGCAAGCCCATGATCACGGTGGCCGCTTGGAGAATGGGCACACCGCCGACCAACAGCATGGCCAAGGTCAGTGCGCCCGTGGCGAAGGCCCAGAAGATGCGCAACCAGTTGGCGCCATCGGCATCGGGGCTGGGCAGGCGGGACGTGAAATTACTCATCACGAGCGCGCCCGAGTCCGCGCTGGTGACGTAGAACAGCATGCCCGTGAACGTCGCGATCGCGGCGCTGAGCGTCACCCCCGGATACTGGTCCAGCAGGTTATAGAACCCTTGCTCGGGAGTGTTGATGGCGACCTCCGCGAAGGCGGCATTGCCGCTGCGCACCAGATCCAGCGCGCTGTTGCCGAAGATAGAGATCCAGAGCGCGATGAACGCGAAGGGAACCACCAGCACACCCGTGACGAACTGCCGGATGGTGCGGCCGCGGGAAATCCGGGCCAAGAACAGGCCCACGAACGGCGCCCACGCAATCCACCACGCCCAGAAGAAGAGTGTCCACGCGTTGAGCCAATCGTCCGGGCGGTCATACGCGAAAGTATCGAGCGCCATCGACGGCAGGCGGGAGATCATGTCGCCGATGTTGTTGACGATGCCGTCCGCCAGATAGGCCGTTTTGCCCGCAATAAACACGTAGATCATCAGAGCGATGGCCAGCAGGACATTGAGTTCCGCGAGACGGCGGATCCCCTTGTCCACGCCAGAGACAACGGACGCGGTAGCCATGATCACCGCGATCGCAATGAGCGCGATCTGCATGGCGTTGTTCTGCGGCAGCCCGAACATGAAGTGCAGTCCGTAGTTGAGTTGGGCTACGCCGATTCCCAGCGACGTCGCAATGCCGAAGATCGTGCCCAACATGGCCGCGATGTCGACGGCGTCCCCCGCGGCGCCGTGAATCCGCTTGCCAATGATGGGATACAGAGCCGCCCGGATAGACAGCGGCATGTTGTGACGGAAGGCGAAATAGCCCATGGCCAAGCCCATGAGGGCGTAGAGCCCCCAGCCCAGAATGCCGTAGTGGAAGAGCGTCCACACCATGGCCTGACGCGCGGATTCGACCGTCTCACCTTCCCCTACCGGAGGCGCCATGTACTGCGTCACCGGCTCGGCCACCGAGTAGAACATCAAGTCCACGCCGATGCCCGCGGCGAAAAGCATCGCGGTCCAGGTAAACAAGTTGAAGTGGGGGCGCGAATGGTCCGGCCCCAGCCGCACCTTGCCCACCTTGGAAGCGGCGATGAAGATGACAAAGCCCAGGACCACGGCCACGAGCAGGGTGTAGTACCACCCGAACGTCTTGCCGACCCACGCAACCGCTTCCCAGATGATGGTGCCAGCACTGTCCGGCGCGATGATGGCCCACAAGGTGATGGCGATAATGCCTAGGGCGGAGCCAATGAAGACTGGTTTGTTGACGACTGCTTGACGTCTCGGCGGCGTCGTCTGTTCCGCCGGTATTCCGGTGCTCATAGCGCTACTTTCGGTGTGAGTGATCGTCCTCTACGTACGTACTTGCTCTCCTCGAGTGCTGACTCGAGTGGACCCCCGCCTGCCATGGCCAACATAGCGCTTGCCGAGGTGCGCCGAACAGGCCTATAGCATGCCGCGTGAGGTGACGGGATGCACGCGGCGAGGTGGTTAAGCTCATAATGAGTGGTATGAAACGCGAACCCGGTGCCACGGCCCTCACG from Zhihengliuella flava includes the following:
- a CDS encoding YhgE/Pip domain-containing protein, with protein sequence MTALQLARSELLRMTNGRLAKIAIVALTLVPLLYGALYLYANWDPYGHLNNVKAALVNLDAGAEQSAEEGGEAERLEVGDDVTESLLQDGTFGWVVVDSRQAAEDGVAAGDYAFALTIPEDFSASLASPEDFDAAEQAILELTTNDANNAMVGTIADKLAGEVHNSVAAQVGQETANQFLTGFGRIHTQLTQASDGAGELHGGTSRVADGADDLAGGAGQVTDGAAELATGAHTLAGGTTDLVAGQEQLLDGADRLSTGAEDLTAGATELSTGLTTLQDRTAELPAQAEQLADGAAQVADGNEQLNAKVQAAADAVEEVEQDATARVDAAAQDLVDRGVITAEQREQLADALEEQAADSSAAHQIEQTRADLDAARQDVARLADGSRQVADGTRQLADSVPALKEGITSAANGGAQVADGAAQLATGASTLTDGQRAAVDGAEQLDDGAGQLAAGADELSGGAQELAAGAGTLADGAHQTDDGAAELAQRLGDGAGEVPNPDAAEKERVSTVIGDPVSISTTSQTAATNYGHQLAPFFLALAVWIGAFMLVQLMRPITRRALASNAANWKIAIGGWLPFLVISLLQATVLYAVVVFGLGLQAAHPWLTWALLLGSSCAFTALIQGIVAFLGTPGKMVVLILLVLQLVSAGGTFPWETTPEPLHAAHEVLPLGFIVTGMRHLLYGADLSVLGPVVAALAAYTALGLALSTLAVRRHKYWTLKTFQPELAA
- a CDS encoding ABC transporter ATP-binding protein, whose product is MLLADSLSFHGHHAPLLRPTSLTAPAAELTVVSAGTQDARTALALGLSARMKPDAGTIAWEAEAGPRAVRRVSALVDSPQINEPEQHLRVKDLVAEDLALQPGPFWRTVSADRWLRAHRLEHLSRAWVDALAAEDRLHLLASLSLQDSAVRVLVFDSPDRHGLPDAAWLRILADVAGGRRHPAVVAVVQRIPEEFSGRTAVAETDNLSLNPRAEAAA
- a CDS encoding GMC family oxidoreductase encodes the protein MSEMNKSEFDYVVVGGGSAGAAVAARLSEDPSVEVALVEAGPDDRELPEILQLNRWMELLESGYDWDYPIEPQENGNSFMRHARARVMGGCSSHNSCIAFWAPREDLNEWEAKFGATGWNAETLYPLLKRLETNEDAGPDAPHHGDSGPVHLMNVPANDPCGVALLDAAEQAGIPRAKFNNDETVINGANFFQINRKADGTRSSSSVSYIHPIMERDNFHLLTGLRAKELLFDGETCTGVSVVDNAFARTHELTARREVIVSAGAIDSPKLLMLSGIGPAQHLREHGIEVRVDSPGVGEHLQDHPEGVIQWEAKQPMVEDSTQWWEIGIFTPTQDGLDRPDLMMHYGSVPFDMHTLRQGYPTTENGFCLTPNVTHAKSRGTVRLRSRDFRDKPMVDPRYFTDPEGHDMRVMVAGIRKAREIVAQEPMAAWAGEELYPGHDAQTDEQIQEYIKRTHNTVYHPAGTVRMGAADDAMSPLDPELRVKGVKGLRVADASVMPELVTVNPNITTMMIGERCADLIRG
- a CDS encoding aldehyde dehydrogenase family protein; amino-acid sequence: MANTATLYINGQWVPAASGATRTITCPADGSDYAVVSEASREDTERAIAAARTAFDAGVWAAVPAPERGSFLLKVAERLRERQDEFARAESGDTGKRFVESQIDMDDIAACFEYFGRLAGQQSGRVVDAGDPSVVSRIVYEPVGVCGMITPWNYPLLQAAWKMAPAIAAGCSFVLKPSELTPSTSILMMDVFAELGLPAGVANLVTGTGPEAGAPLSEHDDVDLVSFTGGLATGKVIAAAAAGTVKKVALELGGKNPNVVFADADFDAAVDNALNAAFVHSGQVCSAGARLVVEESIAERFVNELVRRAEQIRIGGPYDDAAETGPLISGAHRDKVHAYVQAGIAEGARVRCGGRFATDEDGEGLSRGVYYLPTVIDQVQRGMSVVRDEAFGPTVTVETFTDEDEAVAIANDTNYGLAGAVWTQDAGRAQRVAGRLRHGTIWINDFHPYLPQAEWGGFGQSGVGRELGPMGLSEYQEAKHIYQNTAPAVTGWFADHQK
- the betT gene encoding choline BCCT transporter BetT, giving the protein MSTGIPAEQTTPPRRQAVVNKPVFIGSALGIIAITLWAIIAPDSAGTIIWEAVAWVGKTFGWYYTLLVAVVLGFVIFIAASKVGKVRLGPDHSRPHFNLFTWTAMLFAAGIGVDLMFYSVAEPVTQYMAPPVGEGETVESARQAMVWTLFHYGILGWGLYALMGLAMGYFAFRHNMPLSIRAALYPIIGKRIHGAAGDAVDIAAMLGTIFGIATSLGIGVAQLNYGLHFMFGLPQNNAMQIALIAIAVIMATASVVSGVDKGIRRLAELNVLLAIALMIYVFIAGKTAYLADGIVNNIGDMISRLPSMALDTFAYDRPDDWLNAWTLFFWAWWIAWAPFVGLFLARISRGRTIRQFVTGVLVVPFAFIALWISIFGNSALDLVRSGNAAFAEVAINTPEQGFYNLLDQYPGVTLSAAIATFTGMLFYVTSADSGALVMSNFTSRLPSPDADGANWLRIFWAFATGALTLAMLLVGGVPILQAATVIMGLPFSIVLVFIMLGLYKALRVESALADSYQQGLPSVLSSRANAAGEQRRGWRQRLSRAMNYPSARATQRFMTETVSPALEEVRTELERQGVTATLNTQRLDGYGIDTVDLFVRFDGERDFKYQVYPVQHETPSYARATSSNDRYYRLEVFSLEGSYGYDLSGLSHEQIIADVLDHYEIHLEFLHTSTGALPASAVTDQANITGWSGHEDDDSTPTKEG